In Microbacterium cremeum, a genomic segment contains:
- a CDS encoding ArsR/SmtB family transcription factor translates to MARDLSMVGHALAAPVRSAFLGMLMDGSTRPASELAAAAGVSASTASEHLGMLLDVGLVTCVPRGRQRFYAIADEAVAAALEQLGHLCPPAPSATYRQSAAARDLVHARLCYDHLAGRLGIAVTEAMVAAGWMDAALAAPTSLGETRLAELGIDVAALRSGRRQLARPCPDWTERRPHLAGALGAAIATRFLEAGWVVRRPQDRGLRITDAGAAALRDDWHAGIEPPPR, encoded by the coding sequence ATGGCACGCGATCTGTCGATGGTGGGACATGCGCTCGCGGCACCCGTGCGCTCCGCCTTCCTCGGCATGCTGATGGACGGCTCCACCCGGCCCGCGAGCGAGCTGGCCGCAGCGGCGGGCGTGAGCGCATCGACCGCCAGCGAGCACCTCGGCATGCTGCTCGACGTCGGGCTCGTCACGTGCGTGCCGCGGGGGCGGCAGCGGTTCTACGCGATCGCCGACGAGGCGGTCGCGGCGGCCCTCGAACAGCTCGGCCACCTGTGCCCGCCGGCCCCGAGCGCGACGTACCGGCAGAGCGCCGCCGCGCGCGATCTGGTGCACGCCCGCCTGTGCTACGACCACCTCGCCGGGCGGCTCGGCATCGCCGTGACCGAGGCGATGGTCGCGGCGGGATGGATGGATGCCGCGCTCGCGGCGCCGACCTCGCTCGGCGAGACGCGGCTCGCGGAGCTCGGCATCGACGTCGCCGCACTGCGGTCGGGCCGCCGCCAGCTCGCGCGGCCGTGCCCGGACTGGACCGAACGGCGCCCACACCTGGCCGGTGCGCTGGGCGCGGCGATCGCGACGCGCTTTCTCGAGGCCGGATGGGTCGTCCGGCGCCCGCAGGACCGTGGCCTTCGCATCACGGATGCCGGCGCCGCCGCGCTGCGTGACGACTGGCATGCCGGAATCGAGCCCCCGCCCCGCTGA
- a CDS encoding GyrI-like domain-containing protein, with translation MKVDLKKQIAAYTAPRGSFEIVEVPPLRYLMVDGHGDPNTSELYRDAVSAIFGVAYKLKFLSKVDLGRDYVVMPLEGLWWSDDMASFTTQRDKSRWSWTMMSLVPDWIEPSHVERAREAVSEKGGSPAVAALRFEELAEGRCVQTLHVGSYDDEAPVLEEMHHRFLPDAGLRMTGRHHEIYLTDPRRSAPERLRTILRQPVEPVGE, from the coding sequence ATGAAAGTCGACCTGAAGAAGCAGATCGCCGCCTACACCGCGCCGCGCGGATCGTTCGAGATCGTCGAGGTGCCGCCGCTGCGGTATCTGATGGTCGACGGTCACGGCGACCCCAACACGTCAGAGCTCTACCGAGACGCGGTCTCGGCGATCTTCGGCGTCGCGTACAAGCTGAAGTTCCTCAGCAAGGTCGACCTCGGCCGGGACTACGTGGTGATGCCGCTCGAGGGGCTGTGGTGGTCGGACGACATGGCGTCGTTCACGACGCAGCGCGACAAGTCGCGGTGGAGCTGGACGATGATGAGCCTCGTCCCCGACTGGATCGAGCCCTCGCATGTCGAGCGGGCGCGGGAGGCCGTGAGCGAGAAGGGGGGATCGCCCGCCGTCGCGGCGCTCCGGTTCGAGGAGCTCGCCGAGGGCCGGTGCGTCCAGACCCTGCACGTCGGCTCGTACGACGACGAGGCGCCTGTGCTCGAGGAGATGCACCACCGGTTCCTCCCCGACGCGGGACTGCGCATGACCGGCCGTCATCACGAGATCTACCTGACCGACCCGCGGCGGTCCGCGCCCGAGCGTCTGCGGACGATCCTCCGTCAACCCGTGGAGCCGGTGGGGGAGTAG
- a CDS encoding ACT domain-containing protein → MSGGRLHDIEVLLPDRAGALAEFGETLGAAGVSLEGGGVFTHRGVGVAHYLVDDADRARAALEARGIGPVIVREVVTLRLDQEIPGQLGTLARAMADAGVGISVQYSDHDHRLVIVVTPEQHVAAGRVAREWEAAREARRAG, encoded by the coding sequence GTGAGCGGCGGTCGCCTGCACGACATCGAAGTGCTGCTGCCGGACCGGGCCGGTGCGCTCGCCGAGTTCGGCGAGACGCTCGGCGCTGCCGGCGTGAGCCTCGAGGGCGGCGGCGTGTTCACCCATCGGGGCGTCGGAGTCGCGCACTACCTCGTCGACGATGCCGACCGCGCCCGCGCCGCCCTCGAGGCGCGCGGCATCGGGCCGGTGATCGTGCGCGAGGTGGTGACTCTGCGCCTCGACCAGGAGATCCCCGGTCAGCTCGGCACCCTCGCGCGGGCGATGGCGGACGCGGGCGTCGGCATCAGCGTCCAGTACAGCGATCACGACCACCGGCTCGTGATCGTCGTCACGCCCGAGCAGCACGTCGCGGCCGGCCGCGTCGCCCGGGAGTGGGAGGCCGCCCGCGAGGCGCGGCGCGCCGGCTGA
- a CDS encoding PadR family transcriptional regulator, protein MSGSFMGEGFGPKHRGQGPGFPGGLWDAMDQLRDVFEQRFSPRVGRGDVRAAVLAILAEKPMHGYQIIQEIEARSDGAWKPSPGSVYPTLQMLADEGLITAEESGGKKTYSLTEAGRAEAEASTERSTPWESFGARDTGRGTALPKAGMKLAQAAAQVGRTGTPEQVAQAVEVLDEARRRLYSILAQD, encoded by the coding sequence ATGAGCGGTTCATTCATGGGGGAGGGCTTCGGTCCGAAGCACCGTGGACAGGGTCCCGGGTTCCCGGGCGGGCTGTGGGACGCGATGGACCAGCTGCGCGACGTGTTCGAGCAGCGCTTCTCGCCCCGCGTCGGACGCGGTGACGTGCGCGCCGCCGTGCTCGCGATCCTCGCTGAGAAGCCCATGCACGGGTACCAGATCATCCAGGAGATCGAAGCCCGCAGCGACGGCGCGTGGAAGCCCAGCCCGGGCTCGGTCTACCCCACGCTGCAGATGCTCGCCGACGAAGGGCTGATCACGGCGGAGGAGTCCGGCGGCAAGAAGACCTACTCGCTCACCGAGGCGGGTCGCGCCGAAGCCGAGGCGAGCACCGAGCGATCGACGCCGTGGGAGTCCTTCGGCGCCCGCGACACCGGGCGCGGCACCGCGCTGCCCAAGGCCGGCATGAAGCTCGCCCAGGCCGCGGCGCAGGTCGGCCGCACCGGCACGCCCGAGCAGGTGGCTCAAGCGGTCGAAGTGCTCGACGAGGCCCGGCGTAGGCTCTACTCCATCCTCGCCCAGGACTGA
- the gnd gene encoding phosphogluconate dehydrogenase (NAD(+)-dependent, decarboxylating) has product MQLGMVGLGRMGGNIVRRLMRDDHECVVFDVNADAVSALAAEGAVGAGSLADLVSKLEAPRAIWLMIPAGLTGTVVDELTPLLQPGDIIIDGGNSNYRDDVRRAAALAGTGIHYVDVGTSGGVFGLERGYCLMVGGPDEAFRRLEPILTTISPGSGEASRTPGRSGDLAPEELGYLHCGPSGAGHFVKMVHNGIEYGVMAALAEGLNILEHADAGVVEAEHSAEVAPLEEPEFYQFTIDTPKVAELWRRGSVISSWLLDLTAAALHQNPTLDGLAGRVSDSGEGRWTVKAAVDTGVPAPVLAASLFERFASRGEDQFANQVLSAMRLQFGGHQELPAGDVLEAGGRKSESSSGGQSRTAESAE; this is encoded by the coding sequence ATGCAGCTGGGAATGGTGGGCCTCGGCCGGATGGGCGGCAACATCGTCCGGCGCCTGATGCGGGACGACCACGAATGCGTCGTCTTCGACGTGAACGCGGATGCCGTGTCGGCCCTCGCCGCGGAAGGCGCGGTCGGCGCCGGCAGCCTGGCCGACCTCGTCTCGAAGCTCGAGGCTCCGCGGGCGATCTGGCTGATGATCCCGGCGGGCCTCACCGGCACCGTCGTGGACGAGCTGACGCCGCTGCTCCAGCCGGGCGACATCATCATCGACGGCGGCAACTCGAACTACCGAGACGACGTGCGGCGTGCCGCGGCGCTCGCGGGCACCGGCATCCACTACGTCGACGTCGGCACGAGCGGCGGCGTGTTCGGGCTCGAGCGCGGGTACTGCCTCATGGTCGGCGGACCCGACGAGGCGTTCCGGCGCCTCGAGCCGATCCTCACGACCATCTCCCCCGGGAGCGGCGAGGCGTCACGCACCCCGGGACGCTCGGGCGATCTCGCGCCCGAGGAGCTCGGATACCTGCACTGCGGCCCGTCCGGCGCCGGGCACTTCGTCAAGATGGTCCACAACGGCATCGAGTACGGCGTGATGGCCGCGCTCGCCGAGGGGCTCAACATCCTCGAGCACGCCGATGCGGGCGTCGTGGAGGCCGAGCACTCGGCCGAGGTCGCGCCGCTCGAGGAGCCGGAGTTCTACCAGTTCACGATCGACACCCCGAAGGTCGCCGAGCTGTGGCGGCGCGGATCCGTGATCTCGTCGTGGCTCCTCGACCTGACCGCGGCGGCTCTGCACCAGAACCCCACGCTGGACGGGCTCGCCGGCCGCGTCTCGGACTCGGGCGAAGGTCGCTGGACGGTCAAGGCCGCGGTCGACACGGGCGTCCCGGCGCCGGTGCTGGCGGCATCCCTGTTCGAGCGATTCGCCTCGCGCGGCGAGGACCAGTTCGCCAACCAGGTGCTCTCGGCGATGCGACTGCAGTTCGGCGGCCACCAGGAGCTCCCCGCCGGCGACGTGCTCGAGGCGGGCGGGCGCAAGTCGGAGTCGTCGTCGGGCGGCCAGTCCCGCACCGCCGAGAGTGCGGAGTAG
- a CDS encoding SRPBCC family protein — MTQIIESIDVDVPVTTAYNQWTQFESFPSFLDEVESITQLDDTHTHWKVRVGMFTREFDAEITEQHPDERVAWRSIGGDTAHAGVVTFHKLSDTSSRVTVQIDWEPSDALEHLGSLVGAGGHAVKKDLQNFKEFIERSGRETGAWRGDVER; from the coding sequence ATGACCCAGATCATCGAGAGCATCGACGTCGACGTCCCGGTGACGACGGCGTACAACCAGTGGACCCAGTTCGAGAGCTTCCCCAGCTTCCTCGACGAGGTCGAGTCGATCACGCAGCTCGACGACACGCACACGCACTGGAAGGTGCGGGTGGGCATGTTCACGCGCGAGTTCGACGCCGAGATCACCGAGCAGCACCCCGACGAGCGGGTGGCGTGGCGCAGCATCGGAGGCGACACCGCGCACGCGGGCGTGGTGACGTTCCACAAGCTCAGCGACACCAGCTCGCGGGTCACGGTGCAGATCGACTGGGAGCCGAGCGACGCGCTCGAGCATCTCGGGTCGCTGGTCGGCGCCGGCGGTCATGCCGTGAAGAAGGACCTCCAGAACTTCAAGGAGTTCATCGAGCGCAGCGGTCGCGAGACCGGTGCGTGGCGCGGCGACGTCGAGCGCTGA
- a CDS encoding cold-shock protein, with amino-acid sequence MATGTVKWFNSEKGYGFIAPDDGTADLFAHFSAISGDGFKELREDQKVEFDTERGPKGLQAANIRPL; translated from the coding sequence ATGGCCACTGGCACCGTGAAATGGTTCAACTCCGAGAAGGGCTACGGCTTCATCGCCCCCGATGACGGCACCGCCGACCTCTTCGCGCACTTCAGCGCGATCTCGGGCGACGGGTTCAAGGAGCTCCGCGAGGACCAGAAGGTCGAGTTCGACACCGAGCGCGGCCCCAAGGGTCTGCAGGCGGCGAACATCCGCCCCCTCTGA
- a CDS encoding DUF3054 domain-containing protein — translation MSPARRRPDTNVRIAVALAIDVFLVLVFAAIGRASHGEELSGILVTAWPFLVGLAAGWLVTLAWRAPAAPVRTGLGVWAVTVAGGMLLRAATGEGTAFAFIVVATVTLLVLLVGWRIVAALLRRRRRPRR, via the coding sequence ATGAGCCCGGCGCGCCGCCGGCCCGACACGAACGTCCGGATCGCCGTCGCGCTCGCGATCGACGTGTTCCTCGTGCTGGTGTTCGCCGCGATCGGACGCGCGAGCCACGGCGAGGAGCTGTCGGGGATCCTGGTGACGGCGTGGCCGTTCCTCGTGGGCCTCGCCGCCGGCTGGCTCGTCACGCTCGCGTGGCGAGCGCCCGCCGCGCCGGTGAGGACGGGGCTCGGCGTGTGGGCCGTGACGGTGGCGGGCGGGATGCTGCTGCGCGCGGCGACCGGTGAGGGCACGGCGTTCGCGTTCATCGTGGTCGCGACCGTCACGCTGCTGGTGCTGCTGGTGGGCTGGCGGATCGTCGCCGCGCTCCTGCGGCGCCGGCGCCGGCCGCGGCGCTGA
- a CDS encoding glycoside hydrolase family 2 protein — translation MTDSAGLDATALDGSYPRPQLVRPSWCDLSGEWDFARDDDLTARVGDVRFDRTIIVPFPPESPASGIHETGFTPCVWYRRRVGRRELLAAGLGEEASRVLLHFGAVDHTATVWVNERLVATHTGGQSPFTADITDAVDVDGDNVIVVRAVDLPADVSVLRGKQDWLEEPHSIWYHRTTGIWQPVWLECVPATSIGAISLRSDLPNASIDVEVQLAGPTPPADAWVRVAVSHEGQTIAEGRVRTLGRDTASVRLVIPHQLNGQQYEELLWTPGRPTLLPASVALETADGSEIDRVSSYVGLRSVAVSRDAFLLNDRPTTVRAVLAQNYWPETHLAATADALRREVELILELGFNTARVHQKAEDPRFLYWADRLGLMVWAETASAYSFDERAMTSLVEEWTAIVARDQSHPSIVVWVPLNESWGVQHISHDPRQQAFSRSIADLTRALDGTRPVISNDGWEHAASDILTIHDYESDPAVLAARYGDDERLRRMTEGFGPAGRRLSLADGAGELPVMVTEFGGVSLRTGNDADWGYSTANDPAAFERSVTAIVRAIATAAPLAGFCYTQLTDTGQETNGLLAASRTPKIPVERIRAAVLGRE, via the coding sequence ATGACCGACTCCGCCGGACTGGATGCGACCGCGCTCGACGGATCGTACCCACGCCCGCAACTCGTGCGCCCCTCGTGGTGCGACCTGTCGGGCGAATGGGACTTCGCGCGCGACGACGATCTCACCGCGCGTGTCGGCGACGTCCGGTTCGACCGCACCATCATCGTTCCGTTCCCGCCCGAGTCGCCGGCATCCGGCATCCACGAGACGGGTTTCACACCGTGCGTGTGGTACCGCCGCCGAGTCGGCAGGCGGGAGCTCCTCGCCGCCGGACTCGGAGAAGAGGCGTCCCGGGTGCTCCTCCACTTCGGCGCTGTCGACCACACCGCGACCGTGTGGGTGAACGAGCGCCTCGTGGCCACCCACACCGGCGGGCAGTCGCCGTTCACGGCCGACATCACCGATGCCGTCGACGTCGACGGCGACAACGTCATCGTGGTGCGCGCCGTCGATCTGCCGGCGGACGTGTCGGTGCTGCGGGGCAAGCAGGACTGGCTCGAGGAGCCGCACTCGATCTGGTATCACCGCACGACGGGCATCTGGCAGCCCGTGTGGCTCGAGTGCGTCCCGGCCACCTCGATCGGCGCGATCTCGCTGCGCTCCGACCTCCCCAATGCGAGCATCGACGTCGAGGTGCAGCTCGCCGGTCCCACTCCGCCTGCCGACGCGTGGGTGCGGGTCGCCGTCTCGCACGAAGGGCAGACGATCGCGGAAGGCCGGGTGCGCACGCTCGGCCGCGACACGGCGAGCGTGCGGCTCGTCATCCCGCACCAGCTCAACGGCCAGCAGTACGAAGAGCTGCTGTGGACACCCGGCCGTCCGACCCTCCTGCCGGCATCGGTCGCACTCGAGACGGCGGACGGATCCGAGATCGACCGCGTCTCGAGCTACGTCGGGCTTCGCAGCGTCGCCGTGTCGCGCGACGCCTTCCTGCTCAACGACCGGCCCACGACGGTTCGTGCGGTGCTCGCCCAGAACTACTGGCCCGAGACCCACCTCGCCGCGACCGCGGATGCGCTGCGGCGCGAGGTGGAGCTCATCCTCGAACTGGGCTTCAACACCGCACGCGTGCATCAGAAGGCCGAAGACCCTCGATTCCTGTACTGGGCCGACCGGCTCGGGCTCATGGTGTGGGCCGAGACCGCGAGCGCCTACTCGTTCGACGAACGGGCGATGACGAGCCTCGTCGAAGAGTGGACCGCGATCGTCGCGCGCGACCAGTCCCACCCGTCGATCGTCGTGTGGGTGCCGCTCAACGAGAGCTGGGGCGTACAGCACATCTCGCACGACCCTCGCCAGCAGGCGTTCAGCCGTTCGATCGCCGACCTCACGCGGGCGCTCGACGGCACCCGGCCGGTCATCTCGAACGACGGCTGGGAGCACGCGGCGTCCGACATCCTGACCATCCACGACTACGAGTCCGACCCCGCCGTCCTCGCCGCGCGGTACGGCGACGACGAGCGGCTCCGCCGGATGACCGAGGGGTTCGGGCCTGCCGGCCGCCGCCTGTCGCTCGCCGACGGAGCGGGCGAGCTCCCGGTCATGGTCACGGAGTTCGGCGGTGTGAGCCTGCGTACCGGGAACGACGCCGACTGGGGATACTCGACCGCCAACGACCCTGCCGCCTTCGAGCGCAGCGTGACGGCGATCGTCCGGGCGATCGCGACCGCCGCGCCGCTCGCCGGATTCTGCTACACGCAACTCACCGACACCGGGCAGGAGACGAACGGACTCCTCGCCGCGAGCCGGACGCCCAAAATCCCCGTCGAGCGCATCCGCGCTGCCGTGCTCGGGCGGGAGTGA
- a CDS encoding ABC1 kinase family protein, protein MADATGSRARYRRILRFAARYMVQAWWYELVLPHVGLGRLAARGRARRLRNIARHFHGLAVSLGGLMIKVGQFMSSRLDVLPPEITKELEGLQDEVPPVDFPAIRALAEAELGVSLERAYEWVDEVPVAAASLGQAHRARLTPADAADTGFADVVVKVQRPGIDAIVDTDLAALRRVAGWLSRVRVVRDHVDLPELIEEFAHTSREEIDYLHEAQNAERFAAGFEGDARVAAPDIAWERTTRRVLTLADVTAIKINDVDGLRAAGIDPAAVAKEFANVMFDQLFVDGFFHADPHPGNIFVTPIEPDGSGRAWRLTFVDFGMMGEVPDGLRHGLQRLIIAVASRNSSQMIDSIRDVGMLLPSADTAELERAMTALFARFGGMGFAELQQVDPREFRDFAVEFGDVVRSLPFQLPENFLLIVRAISLTSGMCSSLDPQFNIWNAVEPYAGQLLRDERGNLTQAVAREAVSTAGVLARLPRRLDDLATRIEEGRVSVEAPRVDARLRVLERLGRRVVSAVLFAGLLVAGAVLRPDEPMFGTVLMALSVIPLLHALFAGLGGRRGPRS, encoded by the coding sequence ATGGCCGACGCCACCGGTTCGCGCGCCCGGTATCGCCGCATCCTGCGATTCGCCGCGCGGTACATGGTGCAGGCATGGTGGTACGAGCTCGTCCTGCCGCACGTGGGACTCGGCCGGCTCGCCGCACGCGGACGCGCGCGGCGACTGCGCAACATCGCCCGCCACTTCCACGGGCTGGCCGTGAGCCTGGGCGGACTCATGATCAAGGTCGGCCAGTTCATGTCGTCTCGGCTCGACGTGCTGCCGCCCGAGATCACGAAGGAGCTCGAAGGGCTGCAGGACGAGGTGCCGCCGGTGGACTTCCCGGCGATCCGCGCCCTCGCCGAGGCCGAGCTCGGCGTCTCCCTCGAGCGCGCGTACGAATGGGTCGACGAGGTGCCGGTGGCTGCGGCATCCCTCGGCCAGGCGCACCGCGCCCGGCTCACGCCCGCCGACGCGGCGGACACCGGGTTCGCGGACGTCGTCGTCAAGGTGCAGCGCCCCGGCATCGACGCGATCGTCGACACCGACCTCGCGGCGCTCCGGCGCGTCGCCGGCTGGCTCAGCCGCGTCAGGGTCGTGCGCGACCACGTCGACCTGCCCGAGCTCATCGAGGAGTTCGCGCACACCAGCAGGGAGGAGATCGACTACCTCCACGAGGCGCAGAACGCCGAACGGTTCGCGGCCGGTTTCGAGGGCGATGCGCGCGTCGCCGCGCCCGACATCGCCTGGGAGCGGACGACCCGGCGCGTCCTCACGCTCGCCGACGTGACCGCGATCAAGATCAACGACGTCGACGGGCTGCGCGCGGCCGGCATCGACCCGGCGGCCGTCGCGAAGGAGTTCGCGAACGTCATGTTCGACCAGCTCTTCGTCGACGGGTTCTTCCACGCCGACCCGCACCCGGGGAACATCTTCGTCACGCCGATCGAGCCGGACGGCAGCGGGCGCGCGTGGCGGCTGACGTTCGTCGACTTCGGGATGATGGGCGAGGTCCCCGACGGCCTGCGTCACGGGCTGCAGCGCCTGATCATCGCGGTCGCCTCGCGCAACAGCAGCCAGATGATCGACAGCATCCGCGATGTCGGGATGCTGCTGCCCTCCGCCGACACCGCAGAGCTCGAGCGGGCGATGACCGCGCTGTTCGCGCGATTCGGCGGCATGGGATTCGCCGAGCTGCAGCAGGTCGACCCGCGCGAGTTCCGCGACTTCGCGGTGGAGTTCGGCGACGTCGTGCGCTCGCTGCCGTTCCAGCTGCCCGAGAACTTCCTGCTCATCGTGCGGGCGATCTCGCTGACCTCCGGCATGTGCAGTTCGCTGGACCCCCAGTTCAACATCTGGAACGCGGTCGAGCCGTATGCCGGTCAGCTCCTCCGCGACGAGCGCGGCAACCTGACGCAGGCCGTCGCGCGCGAGGCGGTGTCGACCGCCGGCGTGCTCGCGCGGCTGCCGCGCCGGCTCGACGACCTGGCCACGCGCATTGAGGAGGGGCGCGTGTCGGTCGAGGCGCCGCGCGTCGATGCGCGCCTGCGGGTGCTCGAGCGGCTCGGCCGGCGCGTGGTGTCGGCCGTCCTCTTCGCGGGACTGCTCGTCGCCGGTGCCGTGCTCCGGCCCGACGAGCCGATGTTCGGCACCGTGCTCATGGCGCTGTCGGTGATTCCGCTGCTGCACGCGCTGTTCGCCGGCCTGGGCGGGCGCCGGGGTCCGCGCAGCTGA
- a CDS encoding fatty acid desaturase family protein, which translates to MRETGLMRRAPWFYGMVATAIALGFGGAITGFILLGDSWFQLLIAAALGILFTQVAFLAHEAGHRQILSSGPANDRLARILAGGIVGISFSWWTTKHTRHHGNPNRVGKDPDIEVDTVSFLETDAAEARGLRRFITRRQGWLFFPLLTLEGVNLHFLAIRHLFGPDGAKDRYTELGLLALRFAVVWTPVFVFLPLGMAFAFLAVQLAVFGVYMGASFAPNHKGMPVIAKDAKLDFFSKQVRTSRNVSGGWWATSLMGGLNYQIEHHLFPSMARPQLAKARAIVIDHCRALGVPYTETTLLQSYGIVIAYLNRVGLAARDPFDCPTGATLRRA; encoded by the coding sequence GTGCGCGAGACCGGCCTCATGCGCCGCGCGCCGTGGTTCTACGGCATGGTCGCCACAGCCATCGCCCTCGGCTTCGGCGGGGCCATCACGGGCTTCATCCTGCTGGGCGACTCCTGGTTCCAGCTCCTCATCGCAGCGGCGCTGGGCATCCTCTTCACGCAGGTCGCGTTCCTGGCGCACGAGGCCGGGCACCGGCAGATCCTCTCGTCCGGCCCCGCGAACGACCGGCTCGCCCGCATCCTCGCCGGCGGCATCGTCGGCATCAGCTTCTCGTGGTGGACCACCAAGCACACGCGCCACCACGGCAACCCCAACCGCGTCGGCAAGGATCCCGACATCGAGGTCGACACGGTCTCATTCCTCGAGACGGATGCCGCGGAGGCACGTGGTCTGCGACGGTTCATCACGCGCCGCCAGGGGTGGCTGTTCTTCCCGCTCCTGACTCTCGAGGGCGTGAACCTGCACTTCCTCGCGATCCGCCACCTCTTCGGACCCGACGGGGCGAAGGACCGCTACACCGAGCTGGGCCTGCTGGCGCTGCGGTTCGCCGTGGTGTGGACCCCGGTGTTCGTGTTCCTGCCGCTCGGCATGGCGTTCGCGTTCCTCGCCGTCCAGCTCGCGGTCTTCGGCGTGTACATGGGAGCCTCGTTCGCCCCCAACCACAAGGGCATGCCGGTGATCGCCAAGGACGCGAAGCTCGACTTCTTCAGCAAGCAGGTGCGCACCTCGCGCAACGTCTCGGGCGGCTGGTGGGCGACGAGCCTCATGGGCGGCCTCAACTACCAGATCGAGCACCACCTCTTCCCGAGCATGGCGCGCCCTCAGCTCGCGAAGGCACGCGCCATCGTCATCGACCACTGCCGCGCGCTCGGCGTCCCGTACACCGAGACGACGCTGCTGCAGTCCTACGGCATCGTGATCGCCTACCTCAACCGCGTCGGCCTCGCTGCCCGCGACCCGTTCGACTGCCCCACCGGCGCGACGCTGCGCAGGGCGTGA
- a CDS encoding OsmC family protein, whose amino-acid sequence MTIHTYTTTLAWEGSTGDGYRAYSRAHTAAAPPAAAELALSADAAFRGDAERANPEQLLVMAVSSCQLLSFLGEAARQGLDVRGYSDRADGVMDAAARPASISHITLRPEIVVAPGVDRAAVVAAAERAHEGCFIANSLRSTIRLVVTVVEA is encoded by the coding sequence ATGACGATCCACACGTATACGACGACCCTCGCCTGGGAGGGTTCCACGGGAGACGGCTACCGCGCCTACTCGCGCGCGCACACCGCCGCGGCACCGCCGGCCGCCGCGGAGCTGGCGCTGAGCGCCGACGCGGCGTTCCGCGGCGACGCGGAGCGTGCCAACCCCGAGCAGCTGCTCGTCATGGCCGTGAGCTCGTGTCAGCTGCTGTCGTTCCTCGGCGAAGCGGCACGGCAGGGCCTCGACGTGCGCGGCTACTCGGACCGGGCGGACGGGGTGATGGATGCCGCGGCACGGCCCGCGAGCATCTCGCACATCACGTTGCGGCCCGAGATCGTCGTGGCTCCGGGGGTCGACCGGGCAGCCGTGGTGGCAGCGGCGGAACGCGCTCACGAGGGCTGCTTCATCGCGAACTCCCTGCGTTCGACGATCCGCCTCGTGGTGACGGTGGTGGAAGCGTGA
- a CDS encoding DUF1345 domain-containing protein produces the protein MHVVGAVIVRIADLLVQLAMIWLGLSLIFVEDDEEDDGTLMVALLALWCVVAAVYWIASVIAMSIAVRRPAGRPPTRMDDLDRSPAVAAVTTIATFVTSIVGVVAATTMLLLRHDPEWAGWVEPVAIAAMLLSWALFHWGFARIYDRRYRRSSVPPLRFPGTESPRLADFVYFSFTNATTFSVSDVQVMTTRMRWTVVWHTTMSFFLNALIIVLAFSTIINS, from the coding sequence GTGCACGTGGTCGGAGCGGTCATCGTGCGGATCGCGGATCTGCTCGTGCAGCTCGCGATGATCTGGCTGGGGCTGTCCCTCATCTTCGTCGAGGACGACGAAGAAGACGACGGCACGCTGATGGTCGCCCTCCTCGCGCTGTGGTGCGTGGTCGCCGCGGTGTACTGGATCGCGTCGGTGATCGCCATGAGCATCGCGGTGCGCCGGCCGGCCGGCCGCCCGCCGACGCGGATGGACGACCTCGACCGGAGTCCCGCGGTGGCCGCGGTCACGACGATCGCGACCTTCGTCACGAGCATCGTGGGGGTGGTCGCCGCCACGACGATGCTGCTGCTGCGGCACGACCCCGAGTGGGCGGGGTGGGTCGAGCCGGTGGCGATCGCCGCGATGCTGCTGTCGTGGGCGCTGTTCCACTGGGGCTTCGCGCGCATCTACGACCGCCGCTACCGTCGCTCGAGCGTCCCGCCGCTGCGGTTCCCCGGCACCGAGAGTCCGCGCCTCGCGGACTTCGTGTACTTCTCGTTCACGAATGCCACGACGTTCTCGGTGTCGGATGTGCAGGTGATGACGACGCGCATGCGGTGGACGGTGGTGTGGCACACGACGATGAGCTTCTTCCTGAACGCGCTCATCATCGTGCTGGCGTTCAGCACGATCATCAATTCTTAG